From Thermodesulfobacteriota bacterium, the proteins below share one genomic window:
- a CDS encoding GNAT family N-acetyltransferase translates to MEIDFLSKVTIRPMNPGDIGAIVAIDEKVIGKSRPDYWKKMVPENPPHPMLSLVAEFEGKVIGFVLGEVSGWEFGVPDTVGWLTIIGVDPDFQHRGVARKLSQEFIKNLKAMNVRVVYTLVNWNDWDLLKFYKEMGFTRGGDMINLELRLD, encoded by the coding sequence GTGGAGATCGATTTTTTATCGAAGGTCACCATACGGCCCATGAACCCGGGAGACATCGGGGCGATTGTGGCGATCGACGAGAAGGTCATCGGAAAGTCGAGGCCGGATTACTGGAAGAAGATGGTCCCCGAAAATCCACCGCATCCCATGCTCTCTCTGGTGGCGGAATTTGAAGGAAAGGTCATCGGGTTCGTTCTCGGAGAGGTGAGCGGGTGGGAATTCGGGGTTCCCGATACGGTGGGATGGCTCACTATCATCGGCGTCGATCCCGACTTCCAACACAGGGGGGTGGCGAGAAAGTTGAGCCAGGAGTTCATCAAGAATTTGAAGGCGATGAATGTCCGGGTCGTCTATACCTTGGTCAATTGGAATGATTGGGACCTCCTCAAATTCTACAAGGAGATGGGGTTCACCCGTGGGGGGGATATGATCAACTTAGAATTGAGGCTCGATTAG
- a CDS encoding 3-oxoacyl-ACP reductase FabG: protein MGRLEGKAAVVTGGGRGIGRAVCLAFAKEGADVVVNYASQEKPAQEVVALIEQMGRKGVAVKGNVAVKADVEKIIHTCIDHFGKIDILVNNAGVSRPGMLHKMTEEQWDEVIDIQLKGPFLCTQVAAKFMMERKYGRIINVTSSAGLWGTKGQINYSAAKGGVVALTKSAARELAGYGITVNVIQPGYVNTEMFERVKSDPKLLEIYTGRILLGRFADPEEVAPAFVFLASDEASYVTGQLFCIDGGLGMT from the coding sequence ATGGGAAGACTTGAAGGGAAAGCGGCGGTGGTGACGGGCGGAGGGAGGGGGATCGGCAGGGCCGTCTGCCTCGCCTTCGCCAAAGAAGGGGCGGACGTGGTCGTCAACTATGCCTCGCAGGAGAAACCGGCCCAGGAGGTCGTCGCGCTGATCGAGCAGATGGGGCGGAAAGGGGTTGCGGTGAAAGGAAATGTGGCCGTCAAGGCCGATGTGGAGAAGATCATCCATACCTGCATCGATCACTTCGGGAAGATCGATATCCTGGTGAACAATGCGGGGGTGTCCAGGCCCGGCATGCTCCACAAGATGACCGAGGAACAGTGGGACGAGGTGATCGACATCCAGCTCAAAGGCCCCTTCCTCTGTACTCAGGTGGCGGCCAAATTCATGATGGAGAGGAAGTACGGAAGGATCATCAACGTCACCTCCTCGGCTGGGCTCTGGGGGACCAAAGGCCAGATCAACTACAGCGCCGCCAAAGGAGGGGTTGTGGCCCTGACCAAATCGGCGGCCAGGGAGCTGGCGGGTTATGGGATCACTGTCAATGTGATCCAGCCCGGTTACGTCAATACGGAGATGTTCGAACGGGTGAAGTCGGATCCCAAGCTTTTGGAGATCTATACCGGCCGGATCCTGCTCGGTCGTTTTGCAGATCCGGAGGAGGTGGCCCCGGCCTTCGTCTTTCTGGCCTCAGACGAGGCCAGTTATGTGACGGGTCAGCTCTTCTGCATCGACGGCGGCCTGGGGATGACCTGA
- a CDS encoding acyl-CoA dehydrogenase family protein, which produces MDFSFTEEQIAMRDMAKNFAEKKIAPTMEEDEKEHRFRREIVKEMASLGFFGCIAPEKYGGNETGYIAASIMAEEIARVSPSWGLPFNLQMNSIQSVLLQFGTESQREQYIPKLINADLLGCFAITEPNSGSDVASMKTAAEEKEDGFILNGSKMWISGVPVADLGIVYAYTDRSLKHRGMSAFLVDMHLPGVTQKAIETKLGLHCAPTGEIYFDNVKLPKESLVGQKGDGFKICMYMLDNTRLSCASRAVGVARACKEHAIRYANEREQFGQPIANFQMIQEQIAEMVVEEEAARLLVYRAAWNRDRGQRNTVEISCAKLFASEVAVRAANTAVKIFGSYGFSSEYPVERFYRDAKSFQIVEGTSNIHKMIIARNALGLK; this is translated from the coding sequence ATGGATTTTTCATTCACGGAAGAGCAGATCGCGATGAGGGATATGGCCAAGAATTTTGCAGAGAAGAAGATCGCTCCCACCATGGAAGAGGATGAGAAGGAGCATCGATTTCGAAGGGAGATCGTCAAAGAGATGGCCAGCCTCGGGTTCTTCGGCTGCATCGCGCCGGAGAAATATGGCGGAAACGAGACGGGGTATATCGCGGCCTCGATCATGGCCGAAGAGATCGCCAGGGTCTCACCCTCCTGGGGCCTTCCCTTCAATCTCCAGATGAATTCTATCCAGTCGGTCCTGCTCCAATTCGGGACCGAATCGCAGCGAGAACAGTACATCCCTAAATTGATCAATGCCGATCTGCTCGGCTGTTTCGCCATCACGGAGCCCAATTCCGGTTCGGATGTGGCCTCGATGAAAACGGCTGCTGAAGAGAAAGAGGATGGGTTCATCCTCAACGGTAGCAAGATGTGGATCTCGGGTGTACCGGTGGCCGATCTCGGGATCGTCTATGCCTATACCGATCGATCCCTCAAACATCGGGGGATGTCCGCCTTTTTGGTCGATATGCACCTGCCTGGAGTGACCCAGAAGGCGATCGAGACGAAATTGGGGCTTCACTGCGCCCCCACCGGCGAGATCTATTTCGACAACGTCAAGCTCCCGAAGGAGAGCCTGGTGGGTCAAAAAGGGGATGGGTTCAAGATCTGCATGTACATGCTCGACAATACGAGGCTCTCCTGCGCTTCCAGGGCCGTCGGCGTGGCCAGGGCCTGTAAGGAACATGCGATCCGTTACGCCAACGAGAGGGAGCAGTTCGGCCAGCCCATCGCCAATTTCCAGATGATTCAAGAGCAGATCGCAGAGATGGTGGTCGAGGAGGAGGCGGCGAGGCTGCTGGTCTACCGGGCGGCCTGGAACCGTGATCGGGGGCAGCGCAATACGGTGGAGATCTCCTGCGCCAAACTCTTTGCATCCGAGGTGGCGGTCCGAGCGGCCAACACCGCCGTCAAAATCTTCGGTTCCTACGGTTTTTCGAGCGAATATCCGGTGGAACGTTTTTATAGGGATGCGAAATCCTTCCAGATCGTCGAGGGAACCTCGAACATCCACAAGATGATCATCGCAAGAAATGCCCTGGGCCTGAAGTAG
- the had gene encoding 6-hydroxycyclohex-1-ene-1-carbonyl-CoA dehydrogenase: MSVPDRIETWQMVQPTSKNKETGEVIPGRLEKVSLPVPPLAADEVLVKVAGCGVCHTDLGYFYDGVPTVQKPPLTLGHEISGTVVAGDEKWIGKEVIVPAVMPCRKCLLCKTGRGNRCLVQKMPGNSLGIYGGFASHIPVPSIDLCEVRNRGNIPLEHLAVVADAATTPYQAAKRADLQPGDQVIIIGVTGGVGVYMAQTAKALGAKTVIGIARNPAKLQRALKYGADFVISSQDKQIKDIRNEFREICKKNHLEAGFGWKIFEVSGTKAGQDLALELLSFTGKLIVVGFGMAKNEYMISRLMAFDAEIIGTWGCLPEYYPIVLDMVLSKKIDIEPFVETRPMSQIAAVFEEVHKAGSPERRIVLTPDF, from the coding sequence ATGTCAGTACCGGACAGGATTGAGACGTGGCAGATGGTTCAACCGACTTCGAAGAACAAAGAGACGGGTGAGGTGATCCCAGGAAGACTGGAGAAGGTCTCCCTTCCCGTACCTCCTCTGGCCGCCGACGAGGTCCTGGTGAAGGTGGCAGGCTGCGGGGTTTGCCATACCGACCTCGGCTATTTTTACGACGGCGTTCCGACGGTCCAGAAGCCTCCCCTGACGCTCGGCCATGAGATCAGCGGGACGGTGGTGGCGGGCGACGAGAAATGGATCGGCAAAGAGGTGATCGTCCCGGCGGTGATGCCCTGCCGGAAATGCCTGCTCTGCAAGACCGGCAGAGGGAACCGTTGTTTGGTCCAGAAGATGCCCGGAAACAGCCTCGGGATATACGGGGGTTTTGCGAGCCACATCCCGGTCCCCTCGATCGACCTCTGCGAGGTCCGGAATCGAGGGAACATCCCGTTGGAGCATTTGGCCGTGGTGGCGGATGCCGCCACCACACCCTACCAGGCCGCCAAACGGGCCGACCTCCAGCCCGGCGACCAGGTCATCATCATCGGGGTGACGGGAGGCGTCGGGGTCTACATGGCCCAGACCGCGAAGGCCCTGGGCGCGAAGACGGTGATCGGGATTGCGCGAAATCCTGCCAAACTCCAGCGGGCCCTGAAGTACGGGGCGGACTTCGTCATCAGCTCGCAGGACAAGCAGATCAAGGATATTCGGAACGAGTTTCGAGAGATCTGCAAGAAGAACCATCTGGAGGCGGGGTTCGGCTGGAAGATCTTCGAGGTGAGCGGTACGAAGGCGGGCCAGGACCTGGCCTTGGAGCTTCTCTCCTTCACCGGGAAGCTGATCGTGGTCGGCTTCGGGATGGCGAAGAATGAGTACATGATCTCCAGGTTGATGGCCTTCGATGCCGAGATCATCGGGACCTGGGGATGCCTCCCCGAATATTACCCCATCGTGCTGGACATGGTCCTTTCGAAGAAGATCGACATCGAGCCCTTCGTGGAGACGAGGCCGATGAGCCAGATCGCCGCGGTCTTCGAGGAGGTTCACAAGGCCGGCTCACCGGAGCGAAGGATCGTTTTGACCCCCGATTTTTAA
- a CDS encoding acetyl-CoA carboxylase biotin carboxyl carrier protein subunit, with protein sequence MGTPVTVPMVGKIVSISVKVGDQVKEDDQVAVLEAMKMEMPIVAPVSGTIQEIKVAPGQEVEAEAVIAIIG encoded by the coding sequence ATGGGAACACCTGTGACGGTACCAATGGTAGGGAAGATCGTCTCCATCTCCGTGAAGGTCGGGGATCAGGTGAAAGAGGACGACCAGGTGGCGGTCCTTGAAGCGATGAAGATGGAGATGCCCATCGTGGCCCCGGTGAGTGGGACGATCCAGGAGATCAAGGTCGCACCGGGCCAGGAGGTCGAAGCTGAAGCGGTCATCGCCATCATCGGATGA